One genomic region from Indicator indicator isolate 239-I01 chromosome 7, UM_Iind_1.1, whole genome shotgun sequence encodes:
- the OGA gene encoding protein O-GlcNAcase — MVQKEGQAALEEPQGSPNPAGVPGAPLEPPGAAAGTIPGGEETDTETETALGSRRFLCGVVEGFYGRPWVMEQRKELFRRLQKWGLNTYLYAPKDDYKHRMFWREMYSVEEAEQLMTLISAAREHEIEFIYAISPGLDITFSNPKEVSTLKRKLDQVSQFGCRSFALLFDDIDHNMCAADKEVFSSFAHAQVSITNEIYQYLGEPDTFLFCPTEYCGTFCYPNVAQSPYLRTVGEKLLPGIEVLWTGPKVVSKDIPVESIEEVSKIIRRAPVIWDNIHANDYDQKRLFLGPYKGRSTELIPRLKGVLTNPNCEFEANYVAIHTLATWYKSNMNGVRKDVVMTDTEDSTVSIQIKLENEGSDEDIETDVLYSPQMALKLALTEWLQEFGVPQQYSSRQVAHSGAKTTVGDVGPLVAPSSLNAATVVTTVYQEPIMSQGAALSSESPTLAKEEEKKQPDEEPMDMVVEKQDDTDKNANQILTDIAEAKMAEELKPMDTDKESIAESKSPEMCMQEDSGSDIAPMQTDEQINKEQFVPGPNEKPLYTVEPVTLEDLQLLADLFYLPYEHGPKGAQMLREFQWLRANSSVVSVNCKGKDAEKIEEWRNRAAKFEEMCSLVMGMFTRLSNCANRTILYDMYSYVWDIKSIMSMVKSFVQWLGCRSQSSAQFLSGDQEPWAFRGGLAGEFQRLLPIDGANDLFFQPPPLTPTSKVYTIRPYFPKDEASVYKICREMYADGADQPFHSLPDLIGDKLVGGLLTLSLDYCFVLEDEDGICGYALGTVDVTPFIKKCKMSWIPFMQEKYTKPNSDKELSEAEKIMLSFHEEQEVLPESFLANFPSLIKIDIHKKVTDPSVAKSMMACLLSSLKANGSRGAFCEVRPDDKRILEFYSKLGCFEIAKMEGFPKDVVILGRSL; from the exons ATGGTGCAGAAGGAGGGGCAGGCGGCGCTGGAGGAGCCCCAAGGCAGCCCCAACCCGGCCGGAGTCCCCGGTGCTCCCTTAGAGCCACCGGGCGCCGCTGCGGGGACGATCCCCGGGGGCGAGGAAACCGACACCGAGACGGAGACAGCGTTGGGCTCCCGCCGCTTCCTCTGCGGCGTCGTAGAAG GATTTTATGGAAGACCTTGGGTTATGGAGCAGAGGAAAGAACTTTTTAGAAG ACTTCAGAAGTGGGGACTAAATACATACCTGTATGCTCCAAAGGATGACTACAAGCACAGGATGTTCTGGCGAGAAATGTACTCTGTGGAGGAAGCGG AGCAACTAATGACTCTAATATCAGCTGCACGAGAACATGAAATAGAATTCATCTATGCAATCTCTCCTGGACTTGACATCACTTTCTCTAATCCTAAAGAGGTGTCCACGTTGAAGCGCAAACTGGACCAG GTTTCCCAGTTTGGCTGCAGATCTTTTGCACTGCTGTTTGATGATATCGATCACAACATGTGTGCAGCAGACAAAGAAGTTTTCAGTTCCTTTGCTCATGCTCAAGTCTCAATCACAAATGAAATTTACCAGTATCTAGGAGAACCAGACACATTCCTTTTCTGTCCTACAG AGTACTGTGGAACTTTCTGTTACCCAAATGTAGCCCAGTCACCGTATTTACGGACTGTAGGAGAAAAGCTGCTCCCTGGCATTGAGGTGTTATGGACAG GTCCAAAAGTTGTATCCAAAGACATACCAGTAGAGTCCATTGAAGAAgtttctaagatcatcaggagAGCCCCAGTTATCTGGGATAACATTCATGCTAATGATTATGATCAGAAGAGGCTTTTTCTTGGGCCTTACAAAGGTCGGTCAACCGAACTCATCCCCCGGCTAAAGGGAGTTCTGACCAATCCGAACTGTGAATTTGAAGCCAATTATGTTGCTATTCACACGCTTGCAACCTGGTACAAGTCTAACATGAATGGAGTGAGAAAAGATGTGGTGATGA CTGATACTGAAGACAGCACGGTTTCTATCCAGATTAAATTGGAAAATGAGGGCagtgatgaagatattgaaacTGATGTTCTCTACAGCCCACAAATGGCCCTGAAGTTGGCCTTAACGGAATGGTTGCAAGAATTTGGAGTACCTCAGCAATACAGCA GTAGGCAAGTGGCCCACAGTGGTGCTAAAACTACTGTAGGGGATGTTGGGCCTCTGGTGGCACCTTCCTCTTTAAATGCAGCAACTGTGGTAACCACAGTTTACCAGGAACCCATCATGAGTCAGGGGGCAGCGCTGAGCAGCGAATCGCCAACCCtggcaaaggaggaggagaagaaacaacCCGATGAGGAACCAATGGACATGGTGGTGGAGAAACAAGATGACACAGACAAGAATGCTAATCAGATACTGACAGATATTGCTGAAGCCAAGATGGCAGAGGAGTTAAAACCAATGGATACTGATAAGGAGAGCATAGCTGAAtcgaagtctccagagatgtgCATGCAGGAAGACTCTGGTAGTGACATTGCCCCTATGCAGACTGATGAGCAAATTAACAAAGAACAGTTTGTGCCTGGGCCGAATGAAAAGCCTCTCTACACAGTAGAACCAGTGACTTTAGAGGACTTACAGCTTCTTGCTGACTTGTTTTACCTTCCTTATGAACATGGGCCCAAAGGTGCACAGATGCTGAGAGAATTCCAGTGGCTCAGAGCAAATAGCAGTGTTGTCAGTGTTAACTGCAAAGGAAAGGATGCTGAAAAA ATAGAAGAATGGCGTAACAGAGCAGCCAAGTTTGAAGAGATGTGCAGCTTGGTGATGGGGATGTTCACTCGCCTCTCCAACTGTGCCAACAGGACAATCCTGTATGACATGTACTCCTACGTCTGGGATATCAAGAGTATTATGTCAATGGTGAAATCTTTTGTGCAGTGGTTAG GGTGTCGTAGTCAATCTTCAGCACAGTTCTTAAGTGGAGACCAAGAACCCTGGGCCTTTAGAGGTGGTCTAGCAGGAGAGTTCCAG cGTTTGCTGCCTATTGATGGGGCAAATGACCTCTTTTTTCAACCACCTCCATTAACACCCACTTCCAAAGTGTACACCATACGACCCTACTTTCCTAAAGATGAG GCATCTGTATATAAGATCTGCAGAGAAATGTATGCAGATGGAGCCGATCAACCCTTCCACAGTTTACCAGATTTAATCGGAGACAA GTTAGTAGGAGGTCTTCTCACTCTCAGCCTGGATTACTGCTTCGTCTTAGAAGATGAGGATGGCATATGTGGCTATGCTTTGGGAACAGTTGATGTGACTCCTTTCAtcaaaaaatgcaaaatgtcTTGGATCCCTTTCATGCAAGAAAAATACACTAAACCAAATAGTGACAAGGAGCTATCTGAGGCAGAG aaaataatGCTAAGCTTCCACGAAGAGCAAGAAGTATTGCCAGAATCATTCCTTGCCAACTTCCCATCATTGATAAAGATTGATATCCACAAAAAAGTGACAGATCCAAGTGTGGCCAAAAGTATGATGGCCTGCCTGCTCTCTTCTCTAAAGGCTAATG gCTCCCGTGGGGCTTTTTGTGAAGTGAGACCAGATGATAAAAGAATCCTGGAATTTTACAGCAAGCTGGGTTGTTTTGAAATTGCTAAAATGGAAGGATTTCCAAAGGATGTTGTTATCCTTGGAAGAAGCCTGTGA
- the KCNIP2 gene encoding Kv channel-interacting protein 2 isoform X1, translated as MRNKGRKESLSDSRDLDGSYDQLTGNPPGQTKKALKQRFLKLLPCCRPKSIPSLSENSVEDEFELSTVCHRPEGLEQLQEQTKFTRKELQVLYRGFKNECPSGIVNEENFKQIYSQFFPQGDSSTYATFLFNAFDTDHDGSVSFEDFVSGLSIILRGTIDDRLNWAFNLYDLNKDGCITKEEMLDIMKSIYDMMGKYTYPAMREEAPREHVENFFQKMDRNKDGVVTIEEFLESCQKDENIMRSMQLFDNVI; from the exons gCAACCCACCAGGCCAAACTAAAAAAGCGCTGAAGCAGCGATTCCTCAAACTGCTGCCCTGCTGTCGGCCCAAATCCATCCCCTCGCTCAGCGAAA ACAGCGTTGAGGATGAGTTTGAGCTCTCCACCGTCTGCCACCgccctgaggggctggagcagctccaggaacAGACCAAGTTCACTCGCAAAGAGCTACAGGTCCTGTACCGAGGCTTCAAGAAT GAGTGCCCGAGCGGCATTGTCAATGAAGAAAACTTCAAGCAGATCTATTCGCAGTTTTTCCCGCAGGGAG ACTCCAGCACATATGCCACCTTCCTCTTCAATGCCTTCGACACCGACCACGATGGCTCCGTCAGCTTCGAG GACTTTGTGTCTGGGCTATCCATCATCCTGCGTGGCACCATTGATGATCGCTTGAACTGGGCCTTCAACCTCTATGACCTGAACAAAGATGGCTGCATCACCAAAGAG gaAATGCTAGACATCATGAAGTCCATCTATGATATGATGGGAAAATACACCTATCCGGCCATGCGGGAGGAAGCACCCCGGGAGCATGTGGAAAACTTCTTCCAG AAAATGGACCGCAATAAGGACGGTGTGGTGACAATTGAGGAGTTCCTGGAGTCCTGCCAGAAG GATGAGAACATCATGCGGTCCATGCAGCTCTTTGACAATGTGATTTAG